Genomic DNA from Amycolatopsis alba DSM 44262:
CGTACTCGGTCTCGCCGCGACGGAAGGAGAAGACCGTCGGCCCGTAGCCGACGAAGTAGCGCCGGACCTTCATGCCGAAGGCCCTGGCCGCCCACATGTGACCGGCCTCGTGCAGTGCGACCGACAGGCAGATGCCCAGCGCGAACAGCACGATCCCGAGAATGAAGACCACGCGCTACTTCCCCTTACCGATCAGCGCACCGGCACGCGCGCGAGCCCAGCGCTCGGCGGCCAGTACGTCATCCACGTCGCGAGGTTCGCGACGCCATTCGTCGGCGGCTTCCACCACCTGGGCAATAGTGTCCACAATCGAGGTGAAACCGGTGTTCTGTGCCAGGAAGGCGGCCACCAGCTCCTCGTTCGCGGCGTTGTAGACCGCCGGGACGCAGCCACCGACGGTTCCGGCGTGCCTCGCCAGCTCGACGGCGGGGAACGCCTCGTTGTCCAGCGGCTCGAAGGTCCAGCTCGCGGGCTTGTCCCAGACGCACGCCGCCGCGGCGCCGGGAACGCGATCCGGCCAGTGCAGGGCCAGCGCGATCGGCAGCCGCATGTCGGGCGGGCTGGCCTGGGCGATCGTCGAGCCGTCCACAAAGGTCACCATCGAGTGGATGATCGACTGCGGGTGGACGACCACGTCGATGCGATCGGTCTCGATGTCGAACAGGAGCTTCGCTTCGATCAGCTCCAGCCCCTTGTTGACCAGGGTGGACGAGTTGATCGTGATGAGCGGGCCCATCGACCAGGTCGGATGCGCCATCGCCTGCTCGACGGTGACGTCTGCCAGCTCCTCGCGCTTGCGGCCGCGGAACGGGCCGCCCGAGGCGGTGAGCACCAGCCTGGCGACCTCGGACTCGCGGCCGGCGCGCAGGGCCTGGGCGATCGCGGAATGCTCGGAATCGACCGGGACCAGCTGACCGGGCTTGGCCGCGGCCAGGACCAGGGGCCCGCCCGCGATCAGCGACTCCTTGTTGGCCAGCGCGAGCGTGGCGCCGGTGGCGAGCGCGCGCAGGGTCGGCGGGAGCCCCTGGGATCCGGGGAGCGCGTTGAGGACGACGTCGACGGGGACGGCGTCGATCATCTCGACGACCGCGTCGGCCCCGGCGAAGATGCGCGGGAGCTTGAAGTCGCCCCGGTTGTAGCCGCGCTTCTGCGCCTCGGCGTACAGCGCGAGCTGCAGGTCTTCCACGGCCGTCGGCCTGCTGACGGCGACGGCGTCGACCTGGTGCGCCAGGGCTTGCGCGGCCAGCGCGGCGGGATCGGAGCCGCCCGCGGCGATCCCGGCGACCCGGAACAGGTCCGGGTTGCGGGCCGCGACGTCGAGGGCCTGGGCGCCGACCGAACCGGTCGAACCGAGCACGAGCACACTTCGCGAGGTAGTCATCGGGTGTCATTGTCGCGCGGGGCCCGTCGGGCGCGTGCAGCCAGGTGTGGGATCATTCGCGGGCAAGCGAACCATCGGGTTTTGAGGAGTTGATCGTGGCGAGCAAAGCGGTCGAAAAGCGCGGCCGGGTGGGCGTCGACACCGTCGACCCCCGCGACGAGCCGTCGGCCGAGTGGGGCTGGCACGGTTCCTTCCCGAAGGCAACGCGGATCGCGGGCTGGCTGAGCGCGATCATCCTGCTGGTGATGCTGTACGGCAACCACCACGGCTGGACCGAGAACCTGTGGCTGATCGGGCTGTCGCTGACGCTGATGTTCGGCCTCGTGCTGGACATCCGCAAGCAGCGCACGGCCTGGCGCAAGTAGTTCCTTCACGGCTCAATGGCCCTTGTCCACTCTGGTGGGCAGGGGCCATTCGCCGTTCCGGGCCCAGAGCTCGCCGACGATCTTGACCGCGTCGTCGGCCTCGACCCCGTAGCGATGCCGGTACTTCGCCGCCGGCCGCTGGATCGCCGCGGCGACGTCCCCGATGGCGACGTCGTTCCAGGCGCCGTTCGGGAAGAACTGCCGCATCACGGCGAGGAACCGGCTGGTCGCCCACGCCGGGTCCGTCCGCTGCTCGAAGCTCCCCCAGCTCGCGCGCTGCTGGAAGAGCCCGACCGAGTCGCCGAGGCCGCCGTCGAGGTTGGCGATGCTCGACTCGACGATCACCGTCGCGATCGCGATGGCGGCCGCGCGTTCGTTGAACCCCGATCTCTGGACGGTTTCGACGACCGCTCTGGCGCACGAGGTGTTGTACGGGTTCATGTAGCCGCGCATCTTGGTGGCGAGTTGCTGGTTGAGGTCTTGGGCGACGTCGTTGTCGTCGGCGGACGCGCCCGCCTGGGCGCAGGGCAGGGCGATGTGGTCGACCTGGTCGGGCTGGATCTCGGTCGGCGGCAGCGGGGTCAGGCCGACGGCGGCGGCGAGGTACAGGGCGGCGAGTGAGCTCAGCATGTGCGGTGGCCGTTCGGTGCGGTGGGTCGTGAGTGGCGAATCGTGTTCTAACCCGAATCGCCACTCACGACCACCTGGACCGACGCCTGCACCGCGCGCCTCACCCGCCCGAGTCCGTGAAGGCCTCCTTCACTACCTTCAGGGTAGGCAAGGAGGCCTTCACGGACCGAACCCGCGGCAAGTGCGGTGCGCGCGCGTGAAGCGCTACCCGGCGACCACCCTTTTGGGTTAAGTTCCCCCTCATGAAGCTGCGCTGGGGTGTCACCGCCGTCGTCTCCGCTCTCGCCGCCGTCGTGCTGCCCGGTGTGGCCTCGGCCGCCCCCGCAACCTCTGCGGGTTCGCTGCCGATCGTGCGCTGCGAGTTCACGCCGACGCCCGAGAACCCCGCGGCCCGCCCGGTGTTCCGGCCGATCCCTTTCACGCTGACCCGCGGCACGATCGACGTCACGTTCCGCTTCAACTACGGCCCGGTGACCGTGCGCCTGAACCGCGCGGGCGCCGCTCCGTGCGCCGCGCACAACCTGGCGAGCCTGGCGCTGCAGCGCTTCTACGACCACAGCCAGTGCTGGCGCCTGACGAACTCCTCCCGCCTCGGCGTCCTGCAGTGCGGCGACATCTACGAAGCCGAGAAGGGCGGGCCGGGCTACAAGTTCCCGGACGAGGTCGACGGCACCGAGACCTACGAACGCGGCACCATCGCCATGGGCAACCAGGGCGCCGGCACGAACGGCAGCGAGTTCTTCATCGTGCACTCGTTCGCGAACATCCCGAAGAACTACTCGGTGATGGGCAAGGTCGTACGGGGCATGGACGTGCTGGACAAGATCGTGGCGAACGGCATCATCCCGACGGATCCGAACGGTCCGCAGGACGGGCTGCCCGCGAAGCCGGTGAAGATCCAGAAGGCGACCGTCGGTTTCTGATCCTGGCTCGCATCACGGCTCACAGCGGACGAAGTCAGGAATCCCTTCCGCGTCTTGGAAGGACTGAATCGGCACCCCTTCCGGGGCCCGCGCGCGCGATATCTGAAGGCCGTGCAGACAAGCGCTGCAC
This window encodes:
- the dxr gene encoding 1-deoxy-D-xylulose-5-phosphate reductoisomerase, with product MTTSRSVLVLGSTGSVGAQALDVAARNPDLFRVAGIAAGGSDPAALAAQALAHQVDAVAVSRPTAVEDLQLALYAEAQKRGYNRGDFKLPRIFAGADAVVEMIDAVPVDVVLNALPGSQGLPPTLRALATGATLALANKESLIAGGPLVLAAAKPGQLVPVDSEHSAIAQALRAGRESEVARLVLTASGGPFRGRKREELADVTVEQAMAHPTWSMGPLITINSSTLVNKGLELIEAKLLFDIETDRIDVVVHPQSIIHSMVTFVDGSTIAQASPPDMRLPIALALHWPDRVPGAAAACVWDKPASWTFEPLDNEAFPAVELARHAGTVGGCVPAVYNAANEELVAAFLAQNTGFTSIVDTIAQVVEAADEWRREPRDVDDVLAAERWARARAGALIGKGK
- a CDS encoding DUF2631 domain-containing protein; its protein translation is MASKAVEKRGRVGVDTVDPRDEPSAEWGWHGSFPKATRIAGWLSAIILLVMLYGNHHGWTENLWLIGLSLTLMFGLVLDIRKQRTAWRK
- a CDS encoding peptidylprolyl isomerase, with protein sequence MKLRWGVTAVVSALAAVVLPGVASAAPATSAGSLPIVRCEFTPTPENPAARPVFRPIPFTLTRGTIDVTFRFNYGPVTVRLNRAGAAPCAAHNLASLALQRFYDHSQCWRLTNSSRLGVLQCGDIYEAEKGGPGYKFPDEVDGTETYERGTIAMGNQGAGTNGSEFFIVHSFANIPKNYSVMGKVVRGMDVLDKIVANGIIPTDPNGPQDGLPAKPVKIQKATVGF